From the Misgurnus anguillicaudatus chromosome 17, ASM2758022v2, whole genome shotgun sequence genome, one window contains:
- the LOC141350216 gene encoding SCAN domain-containing protein 3-like, with amino-acid sequence MEALADTLFEGKEGQQLKQKVRQIPLSSTTTTRRAELLSEDVQSQLDSAIQSAPCIALAADESTDVSDNAQLLVYVRFYNEETKTFVEDILGVTALKTHTRGEDIYLAIKEMLTQRRIDVKNVVSITTDGAPSMMGREKGAVSRLKEDNPELLSYHCIIHLSVLCSTLSEHHAEVMNTITKLVNFLRASSAHQHRLLREFLAEVDAPANDLLLHSNVRWLSKGKVLARFWKIRIFVNFLEEESNMDTLAFLVDITGHLNDLNLKLQGKDNSVCDLVAAVQSFQRKLDILKMDLEQDCTHFPSMKEIQDSNITAHSDFIQKLIENFKARFDGFSLGDQLMLFVRSPFLVKNVISFSKEAVHMYKWANAQALQMELLDLQADVVLREQCESSDPVTFWLQTVPKAKFPVLHKVAVYTLTMFGSTYCCESAFSTLNIIKNKYRSQLTNDRVHACLRIALTPFLPRFKRLAASANANFSH; translated from the coding sequence ATGGAGGCGTTGGCAGACACGCTGTTTGAGGGCAAAGAAGGACAGCAGCTTAAACAAAAGGTTCGTCAGATTCCTTTATCATccacaacaacaacaagaagAGCTGAGCTACTGTCAGAAGATGTGCAGTCTCAGCTTGACAGCGCCATCCAAAGTGCTCCGTGCATTGCGTTAGCTGCTGATGAATCAACTGACGTGAGTGACAACGCTCAGCTCTTGGTATATGTCCGATTCTATAATGAGGAGACTAAAACATTTGTAGAGGACATTTTAGGCGTCACAGCTTTAAAAACGCATACCAGGGGAGAGGACATATATTTGGCCATAAAGGAAATGCTGACACAGAGGAGAATCGATGTAAAAAATGTTGTCTCCATCACCACTGACGGAGCACCGTCTATGATGGGAAGGGAAAAGGGTGCAGTCAGTCGACTGAAAGAGGACAACCCAGAGCTCTTGTCATATCACTGCATTATCCACTTGTCTGTTCTCTGCTCCACACTTTCAGAGCACCACGCAGAAGTTATGAACACCATCACCAAACTAGTTAACTTTCTCAGGGCTTCATCAGCTCATCAGCATCGTCTGCTCAGGGAGTTTTTAGCAGAAGTAGATGCTCCTGCCAATGACCTGCTCTTGCACTCCAATGTCAGATGGTTGAGTAAAGGAAAAGTGCTGGCTCGCTTTTGGAAGATAAGAATTTTTGTTAACTTTTTAGAAGAGGAAAGTAACATGGACACACTGGCGTTTCTGGTTGACATCACAGGGCATTTAAATGACCTCAATCTGAAGCTTCAAGGGAAAGACAATTCTGTGTGTGACTTGGTGGCTGCAGTGCAGTCGTTTCAGAGGAAACTGGACATTCTGAAAATGGATCTTGAGCAGGACTGTACACATTTTCCTTCAATGAAGGAGATACAGGACAGCAATATCACTGCTCATTCTGACTTTATCCAAAAGTTGATTGAAAACTTTAAAGCTCGCTTTGATGGCTTTTCATTAGGAGATCAGCTGATGCTCTTTGTTAGGAGTCCATTTTTGGTTAAGAATGTTATTTCTTTCTCAAAGGAGGCAGTACATATGTACAAATGGGCTAATGCACAGGCCCTTCAAATGGAGCTATTAGATTTACAGGCTGATGTAGTGTTAAGAGAGCAATGTGAATCCTCTGACCCTGTCACATTTTGGCTGCAGACGGTGCCAAAGGCAAAGTTTCCTGTACTTCACAAAGTGGCAGTGTACACATTAACAATGTTTGGCTCTACCTATTGCTGTGAGTCAGCCTTTTCTACGCTAAACATCATTAAGAATAAGTACCGCTCACAACTGACCAATGACCGTGTGCATGCATGTCTGAGAATTGCTTTGACTCCATTCCTACCCAGATTTAAGAGATTGGCTGCCAGTGCCAACGCAAATTTCTCACACTGA